From Cannabis sativa cultivar Pink pepper isolate KNU-18-1 chromosome 8, ASM2916894v1, whole genome shotgun sequence, a single genomic window includes:
- the LOC115707794 gene encoding uncharacterized protein LOC115707794, whose product MDNKKLLDLIKGFSEQSRKVEELRQKVSLIKSKMCCAYDLYRFHEDCCKSDDVLLRTSVALFEDSVNSKLCSHMEPSTENGKFLKLVEDIVGFSSSDLDVSIIPNVKDEKILVNKVDENSLNVSCGKKYCIGDDNVQFEDSGKNKEVSFEKELSMLDEWNCFETNDGDYMEGGLFKSKVLVSTKDKESISNKTRFARGYGCFDPYVKEEKELVAIHGGSGFDLNLYDITQFELSALVSG is encoded by the coding sequence ATGGATAATAAGAAATTGTTAGATTTGATAAAAGGTTTTTCTGAGCAGAGTCGCAAAGTTGAAGAGTTACGTCAAAAGGTGTCACTTATAAAGTCAAAGATGTGTTGTGCCTATGATCTTTATCGTTTTCATGAAGATTGTTGCAAGTCTGATGATGTATTATTGAGAACATCAGTTGCATTATTTGAAGATTCGGTGAACTCGAAATTATGTAGTCATATGGAACCTTCTACGGAAAAtggcaaatttttgaaattggtaGAAGATATTGTAGGATTTAGCAGTAGTGATCTTGATGTTTCGATTATACCTAATGTGAAAGATGAAAAAATATTGGTAAATAAGGTGGATGAAAATAGTTTGAATGTTAGTTGTGGTAAAAAGTATTGCATTGGTGATGACAATGTTCAGTTTGAAGACAGTGGGAAGAATAAAGAAGTGTCTTTTGAAAAGGAATTATCAATGTTGGATGAATGGAATTGTTTCGAGACGAATGATGGAGACTATATGGAAGGGGGGTTGTTCAAATCTAAGGTGTTAGTATCAACAAAAGATAAGGAGTCAATATCAAATAAAACGAGATTTGCGCGAGGATATGGATGTTTTGATCCATATGTTAAGGAAGAGAAAGAGTTAGTAGCTATTCACGGCGGTTCTGGATTTGATTTAAACTTATATGATATTACTCAGTTTGAGTTGTCTGCATTGGTAAGTgggtaa
- the LOC133030099 gene encoding protein FAR-RED IMPAIRED RESPONSE 1-like: MLMDATCMKSAGIKTCQIYSYMAELVGGYGKLSFLPKDLYNRVAKNESVHLKNADAARAIGYFQHKADHDVDCFCRFSYDGNNRLLNVMWADSKSREDYHLFGHSVAFDSTYKTNAYGKPLLVWLGVNNHFRSTIFGFALLSDESSDTYTWATKTFIDCMGGVTPKTVVTDGDPAIRLAINVTMPEVVHRLCYWHIHKKAAIAVKDPEFLRKLNKLFFNYYSVDEFETLWIDLIEEYGLQKNEWAKWMTDRKEQWAEAYLRGNFFAGMTTTQRCEGMHALLKKRVNEKMKMYEFVRAIDVGMSLLRTRDAKDDYDTMNTMPLLQQTNMAHIEEEAAKLYTRNMFFRVRAQIEKEARYMVDSSTKEDDMVVVRLTKTPLFDTLHRTVYLDLSTGSIGCECQYFPTYGIPCRHIFCVMKKFKVTSIPKSLVITQWTIHAREVQEIPDESSTRCSFTCRKDKIRFGNISTQLYQISFLACTSDNLLNLAKKELEQLMYRLQKNSLEEDGYEEPSQCDKNMEYDLNNPRVSKNKGTGKVAGTSRQVRKRKCSKCGMYGHNKTTCNENREENINNSDLDISNGEGAYEDCNIWEDNEHNGVSEEEFVFDENIKCWEDANQRKKETPQTTDVDQHKFDAAYVAEERKEKDDTETIRNWWGAPYGTHDIQ, from the coding sequence ATGTTAATGGATGCCACTTGTATGAAGAGTGCAGGGATAAAAACATGCCAAATTTACTCTTATATGGCAGAATTAGTTGGGGGTTATGGGAAACTGTCTTTCCTACCTAAAGATTTGTATAATCGAGTTGCAAAGAATGAATCAGTGCACTTAAAAAATGCTGATGCAGCAAGGGCTATCGGCTATTTCCAACATAAGGCAGATCATGATGTAGATTGTTTTTGTAGATTTAGCTATGATGGCAATAACCGCCTATTGAATGTGATGTGGGCTGACTCAAAATCTCGAGAAGACTACCATTTGTTTGGCCATTCAGTTGCCTTTGATTCCACGTACAAGACAAACGCCTATGGGAAGCCACTTCTGGTTTGGTTAGGGGTCAATAATCATTTCAGGTCAACGATTTTTGGGTTCGCTTTGCTATCTGACGAGTCCTCAGATACGTATACATGGGCAACAAAAACATTTATAGACTGCATGGGAGGGGTTACACCAAAGACGGTCGTCACAGATGGTGATCCAGCAATAAGACTTGCAATCAATGTAACCATGCCTGAAGTTGTTCATAGATTATGTTATTGGCACATCCACAAGAAGGCCGCGATAGCTGTGAAGGATCCAGAGTTTTTAAGGAAGCTCAATAAATTATTCTTTAACTATTACTCTGTTGATGAGTTTGAAACTTTATGGATAGATTTAATTGAAGAATATGGGCTCCAAAAAAACGAGTGGGCAAAGTGGATGACCGATAGAAAAGAGCAATGGGCAGAGGCATACCTGAGAGGTAATTTCTTTGCTGGAATGACAACAACACAAAGGTGTGAGGGCATGCATGCTCTACTTAAAAAGAGAGTGAATGAGAAGATGAAAATGTATGAATTTGTTCGTGCTATTGATGTGGGAATGTCATTGCTAAGAACTCGAGACGCCAAGGATGACTATGACACGATGAATACTATGCCGTTGCTTCAGCAGACAAACATGGCACATATCGAGGAGGAGGCAGCAAAATTGTACACAAGAAATATGTTTTTCCGAGTTCGTGCTCAAATAGAAAAAGAAGCAAGGTACATGGTAGATTCTTCAACAAAAGAAGATGATATGGTGGTCGTTCGATTGACAAAAACACCTCTTTTTGACACGCTGCATAGAACAGTATATCTAGACTTGTCAACTGGTTCAATAGGTTGTGAATGTCAATATTTCCCGACCTATGGCATCCCATGCCGACATATATTCTGTGTCATGAAAAAATTCAAAGTGACTTCAATTCCAAAGTCTTTGGTGATTACACAATGGACAATACATGCACGAGAGGTACAAGAAATACCAGACGAAAGTTCTACTCGATGCAGCTTCACATGTCGTAAAGACAAAATTCGTTTTGGTAATATTTCAACCCAGCTTTACCAAATTTCTTTCCTTGCTTGTACGAGTGACAATCTTTTGAATTTGGCAAAGAAGGAACTTGAGCAATTAATGTATAGGCTACAAAAAAATTCATTAGAAGAAGATGGATACGAAGAGCCAAGTCAATGTGACAAGAACATGGAATACGATTTGAACAACCCCCGAGTTAGCAAAAATAAAGGGACCGGAAAAGTGGCTGGTACCTCGAGGCAAGTGAGGAAAAGAAAATGCAGCAAATGTGGAATGTATGGCCACAACAAAACAACCTGTaacgaaaatagagaagagaataTAAATAATTCGGATTTGGACATATCCAATGGTGAAGGTGCATATGAAGACTGCAATATTTGGGAAGATAATGAACATAATGGGGTTTCAGAGGAGGAATTTGTGTTTGATGAAAATATAAAGTGTTGGGAAGatgctaatcaaagaaaaaaagaaacaccTCAAACAACTGATGTAGACCAGCACAAATTTGATGCAGCATATGTAGcggaagaaagaaaggaaaaagatGATACAGAGACAATAAGAAATTGGTGGGGAGCACCTTATGGAACTCATGATATTCAATAA
- the LOC115713191 gene encoding uncharacterized protein LOC115713191: protein MPLLAMRHWLFAIVSIIDESVYVYDDLRVVTPALGLEIISDFLVILDLAFPNAFSIHLGRSFKFEKFIIMQKPFHKKQCVDYDCGIYVIQLMRAAYTNGQICVHGHQTMERVVVSLAIILSSLNKMRLALK, encoded by the exons ATGCCCCTTTTAGCAATGCGTCATTGGTTATTCGCTATTGTTAGTATTATTGATGAAAGTGTATATGTTTATGATGACCTCCGTGTGGTGACTCCTGCGTTAGGATTGGAAATTATCAGTGATTTT CTTGTGATATTGGATTTAGCGTTTCCTAATGCTTTTAGCATACATCTTGGTAGGAGTTTCAAGTTTGAGAAGTTCATTATTATGCAAAAGCCATTTCATAAGAAGCAATGTGTAGATTATGATTGTGGTATATATGTGATACAACTTATGAGAGCTGCTTACACAAATGGTCAAATATGTGTACAC GGGCACCAGACAATGGAAAGAGTTGTTGTTTCTTTGGCTATTATATTGTCATCTTTGAATAAAATGCGACTAGCTTTAAAGTAA
- the LOC133030092 gene encoding uncharacterized protein LOC133030092 produces the protein MAPRKNKGKFPILTSEELKQEDDGIITPEMQKVFDAQRAFEREQCGNEFRFMKLEREFCKTGMEKYLIQHLDEELRRLQSVTQQMEECIHSKNHKVDRLLEGHMQTGLAESNMEKDAKQFQMKQSNVGEVKTNVMTSIECVDGKPVNSSESEVKFVSDLKRSGNGIDGVEIRGYQKSLSACKLSVRQSSCVKGVSEICPVGQDTSSGLNVLELCNLKEKKDVGPFKVNVSLVNVEMDKIISYLFEKSLKSSDIVVDTEFHQLERHIFQTLAPSQNINGEIINIVSEMCTHKRRRDSMSKTGSNWYLTTWMTSKFTYSKKSQRNGGTSNPMRSFFLGDLALCEKIFVPVHVRSEDHWILLIVKMKGIIEIWDSLHGGKSVGNEILKEAIKNLDCFLSEEIKKLHGGNKWSFTEFEVIMMDVPQQPNTFDCGIYVINFMEERDTQFLVPPNYDSDNERMRVAWKIFSSSFNKVRESQIKYT, from the exons ATGGCGCCAAGAAAGAACAAGGGCAAATTCCCTATCTTAACTTCTGAAGAGCTGAAGCAGGAGGATGATGGCATCATTACTCCTGAAATGCAGAAAGTTTTTGACGCCCAAAGAGCTTTCGAAAGAGAACAATGTGGGAACGAGTTCAGGTTCATGAAACTTGAAAGAGAATTTTGCAAAACtggt aTGGAGAAATATCTAATACAACACTTGGATGAAGAATTGAGGCGTTTACAAAGTGTGACCCAGCAGATGGAAGAGTGTATTCATTCAAAGAATCACAAGGTTGATAGATTGCTGGAA GGGCATATGCAAACCGGTTTGGCGGAGAGTAACATGGAAAAAGATGCTAAACAATTTCAGATGAAGCAATCTAATGTTGGTGAAGTGAAAACTAATGTAATGACTTCAATTGAATGTGTAGATGGTAAACCAGTAAATAGTAGTGAGAGTGAGGTGAAGTTTGTCTCTGATTTGAAAAGGAGTGGTAAT GGGATTGATGGTGTTGAAATAAGAGGATATCAAAAGTCATTATCAGCTTGTAAATTATCAGTTAGACAAAGTTCATGTGTTAAG GGTGTGTCTGAGATATGTCCTGTTGGTCAGGATACTAGTAGTGGGTTAAATGTTTTGGAACTTTGTAATTTGAAGGAGAAGAAGGACGTTGGAccttttaaagttaatgtttCACTAGTTAATGTCGAGATGGATAAGATAATCTCGTATTTGTTTGAGAAGAGCTTAAAATCAAG tGACATTGTAGTTGACACTGAATTTCATCAGTTGGAGCGTCATATATTTCAAACACTTGCTCCTTCTCAGAACATTAATGGAGAG ATAATAAACATTGTATCGGAGATGTGTACACATAAAAGGAGAAGAGATTCTATGAGTAAGACTGGTTCAAACTGGTACCTAACTACTTGGATGACG AGTAAGTTTACTTATTCCAAGAAAAGCCAACGAAATGGTGGAACAAGTAATCCAATGAGATCATTCTTTTTAGGAGATTTGGCTTTGTGCGAGAag atattTGTTCCTGTTCATGTAAGGTCCGAGGATCATTGGATCTTGTTGATAGTAAAGATGAAGGGGATAATAGAAATATGGGACTCACTTCATGGTGGAAAGTCTGTTGGGAATGAAATTTTGAAGGAAGCG ATAAAAAATTTGGATTGCTTTTTATCTGAAGAAATAAAAAAGTTGCATGGGGGAAATAAGTGGTCATTTACAGAATTTGAAGTTATTATGATGGATGTACCTCAACAGCCTAACACTTTTGACTGTGGGATCTATGTTATCAACTTCATGGAGGAACGAGATACACAGTTTCTTGTCCCCCCTAAT TATGACAGTGATAATGAGCGTATGCGTGTTGCTTGGAAAATATTTTCTTCAAGCTTCAACAAAGTTAGGGAGTCTCAAATCAAGTACACATAG